In a genomic window of Pangasianodon hypophthalmus isolate fPanHyp1 chromosome 1, fPanHyp1.pri, whole genome shotgun sequence:
- the wdr48a gene encoding WD repeat-containing protein 48a isoform X4 produces the protein MLSFAQLLYCARVFFPLHGSDVMLSTCKMATHHRQNAAGRRKVQVSYVIRDEVEKYNRNGVNALQLDPALNRLFTAGRDSIIRIWSVNQHKDPYIASMEHHTDWVNDIVLCCNGKTLISASSDTTVKVWNAHKGFCMSTLRTHKDYVKALAYAKDKELVASAGLDRQIFLWDVNTLTALTASNNTVTTSSLSGNKDSIYSLAMNQMGTVIVSGSTEKVLRVWDPRTCAKLMKLKGHTDNVKSLLLNRDGTQCLSGSSDGTIRLWSLGQQRCIATYRVHDEGVWALQVNEAFTHVYSGGRDRKIYCTDLRNPDIRVLICEEKAPVLKMELDRSADPPSAIWVSTTKSTVNKWSLKGIHNFRASGDYDNDCSTPLTPLCTQPDQVIKGGASIIQCHILNDKRHILTKDTNNNIAYWDVLKACKVEDLGKMEFDEEIKKRFKMVYVPNWFTVDLKTGMLTITLDESDCFAAWVSAKDAGFTSPDGSDPKLNLGGLLLQALLEYWPRTHSSPMDEETELNHVNGEHENRIQKGNGYFQVPPHTPVIFGEAGGRTLFRLLCRDSGGETESMLLNETVPQWVIDITVDKNMPKFNKIPFYLQPHSSSGAKTLKKDRLSASDMLQVRKVMEHVYEKIINLDSESQTSGSAGEKPSEQKEEEDMAVLAEEKIELLCQDQVLDPNMDLRTVKHFIWKSGGDLTLHYRQKST, from the exons ATGTTGTCATTTGCACAGCTCCTGTACTGCGCGCGGGTTTTTTTTCCGCTTCACGGAAGTGACGTCATGCTGTCAACATGTAAGATGGCGACCCATCACAGGCAGAATGCTGCCGGGCGGAGGAAAGTGCAG GTGTCGTATGTGATCAGAGATGAAGTGGAGAAATACAACCGTAATGGAGTTAATGCTCTACAGCTTGACCCAGCTCTTAACCGGCTCTTCACCGCTGGTCGAGACTCCATCATCCGGATATGGAGCGTCAACCAGCACAAG GACCCCTACATAGCATCAATGGAGCATCACACAGACTGGGTCAATGACATCGTCCTCTGCTGCAACGGAAAAACAC tGATATCTGCTTCATCAGACACCACTGTGAAAGTCTGGAATGCACATAAAGGATTTTGTATGTCGACATTGCGTACACATAAG GATTATGTTAAAGCTTTAGCGTACGCTAAAGATAAAGAGCTGGTGGCTTCGGCAGGGCTGGACAGACAGATCTTCTTGTGGgatgtaaacacactaacagCACTGACTGCCTCCAATAATACTGTCACTA CATCGTCTCTCAGCGGGAACAAGGATTCAATCTACAGTCTGGCGATGAATCAGATGGGCACAGTAATAGTATCTGGATCAACTGAGAAG GTTTTAAGAGTGTGGGACCCACGCACCTGTGCCAAGCTCATGAAGCTGAAAGGACACACAGATAATGTGAAGTCATTGCTGCTCAACAGAGACGGCACTCAG TGCCTATCAGGCAGTTCAGATGGCACGATCCGGCTGTGGTCACTGGGACAGCAGAGGTGTATAGCCACGTACCGTGTCCATGATGAGGGAGTGTGGGCACTGCAGGTCAATGAAGCCTTTACACACGTCTACTCTGGAGGCCGGGACCGGAAGATTTACTGCACAGACTTGCGCAATCCAGACATACGTGTACTCATTTGCGAAGAGAAGGCCCCTGTTCTTAAG ATGGAGCTGGACAGGTCAGCGGACCCACCGTCGGCCATCTGGGTCTCCACCACAAAGTCCACCGTTAACAAATGG TCTCTAAAGGGCATCCACAATTTCCGAGCATCTGGCGATTACGACAATGACTGCAGTACCCCCCTGACACCACTGTGCACACAGCCGGATCAGGTTATTAAAG GTGGAGCCAGTATAATTCAGTGCCACATTCTGAATGATAAGAGACACATACTCACCAAAGACACCAACAACAACATAGCATACTGGGATGTGTTAAAG GCATGTAAAGTTGAAGATTTGGGAAAGATGGAGTTTGATGAGGAGATCAAGAAACGGTTTAAGATGGTTTATGTGCCTAACTGGTTCACCGTGGATCTTAAAACAGGG ATGCTGACTATTACACTCGATGAGAGTGATTGCTTTGCTGCTTGGGTCTCGGCCAAGGATGCTGGATTTACCAGTCCAGATGGCTCAGACCCGAAAT tgAATCTGGGTGGACTACTGCTCCAAGCCCTGTTGGAATATTGGCCCAGGACACACAGCAGCCCCATGGATGAGGAAACAGAGCTGAACCATG TGAATGGCGAGCATGAGAACAGGATACAGAAAGGAAACGGTTATTTCCAAGTGCCACCACACACTCCTGTCATTTTTGGAGAAGCAGGAGGAAGAACACTGTTCAG GTTGCTCTGTCGAGACTCTGGAGGCGAGACTGAGTCCATGCTGCTCAATGAAACGGTTCCACAGTGGGTGATTGACATCACAGTGGAT AAAAACATGCcaaaattcaacaaaatccCATTCTACCTCCAGCCCCATTCTTCATCTGGTGCCAAGACGTTGAAGAA GGATCGTCTGTCAGCTAGTGACATGCTCCAGGTGAGAAAAGTGATGGAGCATGTTTATGAGAAGATCATTAACCTGGACAGCGAGTCCCAGACGAGCGGTTCAGCTGGAGAGAAGCCAAGTGAgcagaaagaggaggaggacatGGCAGTACTGGCTGAAGAGAAGATCGAGCTGCTGTGTCAGGACCAG GTTCTGGATCCTAACATGGATCTGCGTACAGTAAAGCATTTCATTTGGAAGAGTGGCGGTGACCTAACGCTTCACTACAGGCAAAAGTCCACGTAA
- the wdr48a gene encoding WD repeat-containing protein 48a isoform X1 translates to MLSFAQLLYCARVFFPLHGSDVMLSTCKMATHHRQNAAGRRKVQVSYVIRDEVEKYNRNGVNALQLDPALNRLFTAGRDSIIRIWSVNQHKQDPYIASMEHHTDWVNDIVLCCNGKTLISASSDTTVKVWNAHKGFCMSTLRTHKDYVKALAYAKDKELVASAGLDRQIFLWDVNTLTALTASNNTVTTSSLSGNKDSIYSLAMNQMGTVIVSGSTEKVLRVWDPRTCAKLMKLKGHTDNVKSLLLNRDGTQCLSGSSDGTIRLWSLGQQRCIATYRVHDEGVWALQVNEAFTHVYSGGRDRKIYCTDLRNPDIRVLICEEKAPVLKMELDRSADPPSAIWVSTTKSTVNKWSLKGIHNFRASGDYDNDCSTPLTPLCTQPDQVIKAHTSSTLICPLGGASIIQCHILNDKRHILTKDTNNNIAYWDVLKACKVEDLGKMEFDEEIKKRFKMVYVPNWFTVDLKTGMLTITLDESDCFAAWVSAKDAGFTSPDGSDPKLNLGGLLLQALLEYWPRTHSSPMDEETELNHVNGEHENRIQKGNGYFQVPPHTPVIFGEAGGRTLFRLLCRDSGGETESMLLNETVPQWVIDITVDKNMPKFNKIPFYLQPHSSSGAKTLKKDRLSASDMLQVRKVMEHVYEKIINLDSESQTSGSAGEKPSEQKEEEDMAVLAEEKIELLCQDQVLDPNMDLRTVKHFIWKSGGDLTLHYRQKST, encoded by the exons ATGTTGTCATTTGCACAGCTCCTGTACTGCGCGCGGGTTTTTTTTCCGCTTCACGGAAGTGACGTCATGCTGTCAACATGTAAGATGGCGACCCATCACAGGCAGAATGCTGCCGGGCGGAGGAAAGTGCAG GTGTCGTATGTGATCAGAGATGAAGTGGAGAAATACAACCGTAATGGAGTTAATGCTCTACAGCTTGACCCAGCTCTTAACCGGCTCTTCACCGCTGGTCGAGACTCCATCATCCGGATATGGAGCGTCAACCAGCACAAG CAGGACCCCTACATAGCATCAATGGAGCATCACACAGACTGGGTCAATGACATCGTCCTCTGCTGCAACGGAAAAACAC tGATATCTGCTTCATCAGACACCACTGTGAAAGTCTGGAATGCACATAAAGGATTTTGTATGTCGACATTGCGTACACATAAG GATTATGTTAAAGCTTTAGCGTACGCTAAAGATAAAGAGCTGGTGGCTTCGGCAGGGCTGGACAGACAGATCTTCTTGTGGgatgtaaacacactaacagCACTGACTGCCTCCAATAATACTGTCACTA CATCGTCTCTCAGCGGGAACAAGGATTCAATCTACAGTCTGGCGATGAATCAGATGGGCACAGTAATAGTATCTGGATCAACTGAGAAG GTTTTAAGAGTGTGGGACCCACGCACCTGTGCCAAGCTCATGAAGCTGAAAGGACACACAGATAATGTGAAGTCATTGCTGCTCAACAGAGACGGCACTCAG TGCCTATCAGGCAGTTCAGATGGCACGATCCGGCTGTGGTCACTGGGACAGCAGAGGTGTATAGCCACGTACCGTGTCCATGATGAGGGAGTGTGGGCACTGCAGGTCAATGAAGCCTTTACACACGTCTACTCTGGAGGCCGGGACCGGAAGATTTACTGCACAGACTTGCGCAATCCAGACATACGTGTACTCATTTGCGAAGAGAAGGCCCCTGTTCTTAAG ATGGAGCTGGACAGGTCAGCGGACCCACCGTCGGCCATCTGGGTCTCCACCACAAAGTCCACCGTTAACAAATGG TCTCTAAAGGGCATCCACAATTTCCGAGCATCTGGCGATTACGACAATGACTGCAGTACCCCCCTGACACCACTGTGCACACAGCCGGATCAGGTTATTAAAG CACACACTTCCAGTACCTTAATTTGTCCTCTAGGTGGAGCCAGTATAATTCAGTGCCACATTCTGAATGATAAGAGACACATACTCACCAAAGACACCAACAACAACATAGCATACTGGGATGTGTTAAAG GCATGTAAAGTTGAAGATTTGGGAAAGATGGAGTTTGATGAGGAGATCAAGAAACGGTTTAAGATGGTTTATGTGCCTAACTGGTTCACCGTGGATCTTAAAACAGGG ATGCTGACTATTACACTCGATGAGAGTGATTGCTTTGCTGCTTGGGTCTCGGCCAAGGATGCTGGATTTACCAGTCCAGATGGCTCAGACCCGAAAT tgAATCTGGGTGGACTACTGCTCCAAGCCCTGTTGGAATATTGGCCCAGGACACACAGCAGCCCCATGGATGAGGAAACAGAGCTGAACCATG TGAATGGCGAGCATGAGAACAGGATACAGAAAGGAAACGGTTATTTCCAAGTGCCACCACACACTCCTGTCATTTTTGGAGAAGCAGGAGGAAGAACACTGTTCAG GTTGCTCTGTCGAGACTCTGGAGGCGAGACTGAGTCCATGCTGCTCAATGAAACGGTTCCACAGTGGGTGATTGACATCACAGTGGAT AAAAACATGCcaaaattcaacaaaatccCATTCTACCTCCAGCCCCATTCTTCATCTGGTGCCAAGACGTTGAAGAA GGATCGTCTGTCAGCTAGTGACATGCTCCAGGTGAGAAAAGTGATGGAGCATGTTTATGAGAAGATCATTAACCTGGACAGCGAGTCCCAGACGAGCGGTTCAGCTGGAGAGAAGCCAAGTGAgcagaaagaggaggaggacatGGCAGTACTGGCTGAAGAGAAGATCGAGCTGCTGTGTCAGGACCAG GTTCTGGATCCTAACATGGATCTGCGTACAGTAAAGCATTTCATTTGGAAGAGTGGCGGTGACCTAACGCTTCACTACAGGCAAAAGTCCACGTAA
- the wdr48a gene encoding WD repeat-containing protein 48a isoform X3, producing the protein MLSFAQLLYCARVFFPLHGSDVMLSTCKMATHHRQNAAGRRKVQVSYVIRDEVEKYNRNGVNALQLDPALNRLFTAGRDSIIRIWSVNQHKQDPYIASMEHHTDWVNDIVLCCNGKTLISASSDTTVKVWNAHKGFCMSTLRTHKDYVKALAYAKDKELVASAGLDRQIFLWDVNTLTALTASNNTVTTSSLSGNKDSIYSLAMNQMGTVIVSGSTEKVLRVWDPRTCAKLMKLKGHTDNVKSLLLNRDGTQCLSGSSDGTIRLWSLGQQRCIATYRVHDEGVWALQVNEAFTHVYSGGRDRKIYCTDLRNPDIRVLICEEKAPVLKMELDRSADPPSAIWVSTTKSTVNKWSLKGIHNFRASGDYDNDCSTPLTPLCTQPDQVIKGGASIIQCHILNDKRHILTKDTNNNIAYWDVLKACKVEDLGKMEFDEEIKKRFKMVYVPNWFTVDLKTGMLTITLDESDCFAAWVSAKDAGFTSPDGSDPKLNLGGLLLQALLEYWPRTHSSPMDEETELNHVNGEHENRIQKGNGYFQVPPHTPVIFGEAGGRTLFRLLCRDSGGETESMLLNETVPQWVIDITVDKNMPKFNKIPFYLQPHSSSGAKTLKKDRLSASDMLQVRKVMEHVYEKIINLDSESQTSGSAGEKPSEQKEEEDMAVLAEEKIELLCQDQVLDPNMDLRTVKHFIWKSGGDLTLHYRQKST; encoded by the exons ATGTTGTCATTTGCACAGCTCCTGTACTGCGCGCGGGTTTTTTTTCCGCTTCACGGAAGTGACGTCATGCTGTCAACATGTAAGATGGCGACCCATCACAGGCAGAATGCTGCCGGGCGGAGGAAAGTGCAG GTGTCGTATGTGATCAGAGATGAAGTGGAGAAATACAACCGTAATGGAGTTAATGCTCTACAGCTTGACCCAGCTCTTAACCGGCTCTTCACCGCTGGTCGAGACTCCATCATCCGGATATGGAGCGTCAACCAGCACAAG CAGGACCCCTACATAGCATCAATGGAGCATCACACAGACTGGGTCAATGACATCGTCCTCTGCTGCAACGGAAAAACAC tGATATCTGCTTCATCAGACACCACTGTGAAAGTCTGGAATGCACATAAAGGATTTTGTATGTCGACATTGCGTACACATAAG GATTATGTTAAAGCTTTAGCGTACGCTAAAGATAAAGAGCTGGTGGCTTCGGCAGGGCTGGACAGACAGATCTTCTTGTGGgatgtaaacacactaacagCACTGACTGCCTCCAATAATACTGTCACTA CATCGTCTCTCAGCGGGAACAAGGATTCAATCTACAGTCTGGCGATGAATCAGATGGGCACAGTAATAGTATCTGGATCAACTGAGAAG GTTTTAAGAGTGTGGGACCCACGCACCTGTGCCAAGCTCATGAAGCTGAAAGGACACACAGATAATGTGAAGTCATTGCTGCTCAACAGAGACGGCACTCAG TGCCTATCAGGCAGTTCAGATGGCACGATCCGGCTGTGGTCACTGGGACAGCAGAGGTGTATAGCCACGTACCGTGTCCATGATGAGGGAGTGTGGGCACTGCAGGTCAATGAAGCCTTTACACACGTCTACTCTGGAGGCCGGGACCGGAAGATTTACTGCACAGACTTGCGCAATCCAGACATACGTGTACTCATTTGCGAAGAGAAGGCCCCTGTTCTTAAG ATGGAGCTGGACAGGTCAGCGGACCCACCGTCGGCCATCTGGGTCTCCACCACAAAGTCCACCGTTAACAAATGG TCTCTAAAGGGCATCCACAATTTCCGAGCATCTGGCGATTACGACAATGACTGCAGTACCCCCCTGACACCACTGTGCACACAGCCGGATCAGGTTATTAAAG GTGGAGCCAGTATAATTCAGTGCCACATTCTGAATGATAAGAGACACATACTCACCAAAGACACCAACAACAACATAGCATACTGGGATGTGTTAAAG GCATGTAAAGTTGAAGATTTGGGAAAGATGGAGTTTGATGAGGAGATCAAGAAACGGTTTAAGATGGTTTATGTGCCTAACTGGTTCACCGTGGATCTTAAAACAGGG ATGCTGACTATTACACTCGATGAGAGTGATTGCTTTGCTGCTTGGGTCTCGGCCAAGGATGCTGGATTTACCAGTCCAGATGGCTCAGACCCGAAAT tgAATCTGGGTGGACTACTGCTCCAAGCCCTGTTGGAATATTGGCCCAGGACACACAGCAGCCCCATGGATGAGGAAACAGAGCTGAACCATG TGAATGGCGAGCATGAGAACAGGATACAGAAAGGAAACGGTTATTTCCAAGTGCCACCACACACTCCTGTCATTTTTGGAGAAGCAGGAGGAAGAACACTGTTCAG GTTGCTCTGTCGAGACTCTGGAGGCGAGACTGAGTCCATGCTGCTCAATGAAACGGTTCCACAGTGGGTGATTGACATCACAGTGGAT AAAAACATGCcaaaattcaacaaaatccCATTCTACCTCCAGCCCCATTCTTCATCTGGTGCCAAGACGTTGAAGAA GGATCGTCTGTCAGCTAGTGACATGCTCCAGGTGAGAAAAGTGATGGAGCATGTTTATGAGAAGATCATTAACCTGGACAGCGAGTCCCAGACGAGCGGTTCAGCTGGAGAGAAGCCAAGTGAgcagaaagaggaggaggacatGGCAGTACTGGCTGAAGAGAAGATCGAGCTGCTGTGTCAGGACCAG GTTCTGGATCCTAACATGGATCTGCGTACAGTAAAGCATTTCATTTGGAAGAGTGGCGGTGACCTAACGCTTCACTACAGGCAAAAGTCCACGTAA
- the wdr48a gene encoding WD repeat-containing protein 48a isoform X2 has translation MLSFAQLLYCARVFFPLHGSDVMLSTCKMATHHRQNAAGRRKVQVSYVIRDEVEKYNRNGVNALQLDPALNRLFTAGRDSIIRIWSVNQHKDPYIASMEHHTDWVNDIVLCCNGKTLISASSDTTVKVWNAHKGFCMSTLRTHKDYVKALAYAKDKELVASAGLDRQIFLWDVNTLTALTASNNTVTTSSLSGNKDSIYSLAMNQMGTVIVSGSTEKVLRVWDPRTCAKLMKLKGHTDNVKSLLLNRDGTQCLSGSSDGTIRLWSLGQQRCIATYRVHDEGVWALQVNEAFTHVYSGGRDRKIYCTDLRNPDIRVLICEEKAPVLKMELDRSADPPSAIWVSTTKSTVNKWSLKGIHNFRASGDYDNDCSTPLTPLCTQPDQVIKAHTSSTLICPLGGASIIQCHILNDKRHILTKDTNNNIAYWDVLKACKVEDLGKMEFDEEIKKRFKMVYVPNWFTVDLKTGMLTITLDESDCFAAWVSAKDAGFTSPDGSDPKLNLGGLLLQALLEYWPRTHSSPMDEETELNHVNGEHENRIQKGNGYFQVPPHTPVIFGEAGGRTLFRLLCRDSGGETESMLLNETVPQWVIDITVDKNMPKFNKIPFYLQPHSSSGAKTLKKDRLSASDMLQVRKVMEHVYEKIINLDSESQTSGSAGEKPSEQKEEEDMAVLAEEKIELLCQDQVLDPNMDLRTVKHFIWKSGGDLTLHYRQKST, from the exons ATGTTGTCATTTGCACAGCTCCTGTACTGCGCGCGGGTTTTTTTTCCGCTTCACGGAAGTGACGTCATGCTGTCAACATGTAAGATGGCGACCCATCACAGGCAGAATGCTGCCGGGCGGAGGAAAGTGCAG GTGTCGTATGTGATCAGAGATGAAGTGGAGAAATACAACCGTAATGGAGTTAATGCTCTACAGCTTGACCCAGCTCTTAACCGGCTCTTCACCGCTGGTCGAGACTCCATCATCCGGATATGGAGCGTCAACCAGCACAAG GACCCCTACATAGCATCAATGGAGCATCACACAGACTGGGTCAATGACATCGTCCTCTGCTGCAACGGAAAAACAC tGATATCTGCTTCATCAGACACCACTGTGAAAGTCTGGAATGCACATAAAGGATTTTGTATGTCGACATTGCGTACACATAAG GATTATGTTAAAGCTTTAGCGTACGCTAAAGATAAAGAGCTGGTGGCTTCGGCAGGGCTGGACAGACAGATCTTCTTGTGGgatgtaaacacactaacagCACTGACTGCCTCCAATAATACTGTCACTA CATCGTCTCTCAGCGGGAACAAGGATTCAATCTACAGTCTGGCGATGAATCAGATGGGCACAGTAATAGTATCTGGATCAACTGAGAAG GTTTTAAGAGTGTGGGACCCACGCACCTGTGCCAAGCTCATGAAGCTGAAAGGACACACAGATAATGTGAAGTCATTGCTGCTCAACAGAGACGGCACTCAG TGCCTATCAGGCAGTTCAGATGGCACGATCCGGCTGTGGTCACTGGGACAGCAGAGGTGTATAGCCACGTACCGTGTCCATGATGAGGGAGTGTGGGCACTGCAGGTCAATGAAGCCTTTACACACGTCTACTCTGGAGGCCGGGACCGGAAGATTTACTGCACAGACTTGCGCAATCCAGACATACGTGTACTCATTTGCGAAGAGAAGGCCCCTGTTCTTAAG ATGGAGCTGGACAGGTCAGCGGACCCACCGTCGGCCATCTGGGTCTCCACCACAAAGTCCACCGTTAACAAATGG TCTCTAAAGGGCATCCACAATTTCCGAGCATCTGGCGATTACGACAATGACTGCAGTACCCCCCTGACACCACTGTGCACACAGCCGGATCAGGTTATTAAAG CACACACTTCCAGTACCTTAATTTGTCCTCTAGGTGGAGCCAGTATAATTCAGTGCCACATTCTGAATGATAAGAGACACATACTCACCAAAGACACCAACAACAACATAGCATACTGGGATGTGTTAAAG GCATGTAAAGTTGAAGATTTGGGAAAGATGGAGTTTGATGAGGAGATCAAGAAACGGTTTAAGATGGTTTATGTGCCTAACTGGTTCACCGTGGATCTTAAAACAGGG ATGCTGACTATTACACTCGATGAGAGTGATTGCTTTGCTGCTTGGGTCTCGGCCAAGGATGCTGGATTTACCAGTCCAGATGGCTCAGACCCGAAAT tgAATCTGGGTGGACTACTGCTCCAAGCCCTGTTGGAATATTGGCCCAGGACACACAGCAGCCCCATGGATGAGGAAACAGAGCTGAACCATG TGAATGGCGAGCATGAGAACAGGATACAGAAAGGAAACGGTTATTTCCAAGTGCCACCACACACTCCTGTCATTTTTGGAGAAGCAGGAGGAAGAACACTGTTCAG GTTGCTCTGTCGAGACTCTGGAGGCGAGACTGAGTCCATGCTGCTCAATGAAACGGTTCCACAGTGGGTGATTGACATCACAGTGGAT AAAAACATGCcaaaattcaacaaaatccCATTCTACCTCCAGCCCCATTCTTCATCTGGTGCCAAGACGTTGAAGAA GGATCGTCTGTCAGCTAGTGACATGCTCCAGGTGAGAAAAGTGATGGAGCATGTTTATGAGAAGATCATTAACCTGGACAGCGAGTCCCAGACGAGCGGTTCAGCTGGAGAGAAGCCAAGTGAgcagaaagaggaggaggacatGGCAGTACTGGCTGAAGAGAAGATCGAGCTGCTGTGTCAGGACCAG GTTCTGGATCCTAACATGGATCTGCGTACAGTAAAGCATTTCATTTGGAAGAGTGGCGGTGACCTAACGCTTCACTACAGGCAAAAGTCCACGTAA